The following proteins are encoded in a genomic region of Methanoculleus bourgensis MS2:
- a CDS encoding CBS domain-containing protein: protein MDLSPIQKDILITLITLYHQASHSIKGEEIADVLKRNPGTVRNQMQALKALGLVDGVPGPKGGYSPTARAYKELNLADLEHQSEVQILRDGEKVKGVRVAELSFTTLCHPDLCHAMVKIIGSVKLFRVGDMVSIGPTPVNKLLVRGEVFGMDENQQLLLISVSEMISLPKQTIRHYMSTPLLTLSPDATFRDAIRLFNAHHIHGAPVVQDGRLQGIVTLSDVARGLDEGLPLDAPVSRVMTADVVEAPPSIRLYELVGRFKEREIGRLVVVEDGKPIGIVTQTDIIRVFPSL from the coding sequence ATGGATCTCTCCCCGATTCAGAAGGATATCCTGATAACCCTGATTACCCTATACCATCAGGCGTCTCATTCTATAAAAGGTGAGGAGATTGCGGATGTGCTGAAGCGCAACCCCGGCACCGTCCGTAACCAGATGCAGGCACTAAAAGCGCTCGGGCTTGTAGACGGCGTGCCCGGCCCCAAGGGCGGTTACAGCCCGACCGCACGCGCATACAAGGAGCTGAACCTGGCGGACCTCGAACACCAGTCTGAGGTGCAGATCCTCCGCGACGGTGAGAAGGTAAAGGGTGTCCGTGTTGCCGAGCTCAGTTTTACCACCCTCTGTCACCCTGATCTCTGTCATGCGATGGTCAAGATTATCGGGAGCGTGAAGCTCTTCAGGGTGGGGGATATGGTCTCGATCGGGCCCACACCGGTGAACAAACTCCTCGTCCGGGGTGAGGTCTTCGGGATGGACGAGAACCAGCAGTTGCTCCTGATCAGTGTATCGGAGATGATATCGCTGCCGAAACAGACGATCAGGCACTACATGAGCACTCCGCTCCTGACCCTGTCTCCTGACGCCACCTTCCGCGATGCGATCCGCCTCTTCAACGCGCACCATATTCACGGGGCGCCGGTGGTGCAGGACGGCCGCCTGCAGGGTATCGTGACGTTGAGCGACGTCGCCCGGGGCCTAGACGAGGGTCTGCCGCTGGACGCGCCTGTCTCACGGGTCATGACCGCCGATGTGGTGGAGGCGCCGCCGTCGATCCGGCTCTACGAGCTTGTGGGTCGATTCAAGGAACGCGAGATTGGGAGGCTCGTTGTTGTCGAGGATGGTAAGCCGATCGGGATCGTTACACAGACTGATATAATCCGGGTCTTTCCCTCACTTTGA
- a CDS encoding NOG1 family protein → MEFETIPTVPTADEVLDRSLRRAAAKKKLKTNVDRANEEFVRAVASAIHDKLKSVVSSFPSFERLPPFYQEVADILVSLDRMKKSLGAVTWAADQVRVIGSGYARSMRSSTDTGQLRRQAVARIASIVHQVDDDLIFLNEARNILRKLPHVSEDEFTVVVAGYPNVGKSSFIRLVSTAEPEIAAYPFTTKGVIVGHRDLGKGERVQFIDTPGVLERPADERNPIERQAVSAIINTADVVLFILDASEHCGYALDDQVRLQEEIQGLVDVPVVTVANKADIRRIEGYPAISTLTGEGVEGVLDLLLRYRKDTRQASLQEPPRSEIQE, encoded by the coding sequence GTGGAGTTTGAAACCATCCCGACCGTTCCGACGGCTGATGAAGTGCTCGACCGCAGCCTTCGCAGGGCTGCGGCAAAGAAGAAACTCAAGACCAACGTCGATCGGGCAAACGAAGAGTTCGTGAGAGCGGTCGCAAGCGCCATCCACGATAAGCTAAAGAGCGTGGTCAGTTCGTTCCCGAGTTTCGAGCGTCTCCCCCCCTTCTACCAGGAGGTGGCCGACATTCTCGTCTCGCTCGACCGGATGAAGAAGTCTCTCGGCGCCGTCACCTGGGCGGCGGACCAGGTCAGGGTCATCGGCTCCGGCTACGCCCGCAGCATGCGCTCGAGCACCGACACGGGCCAGCTCCGCCGCCAGGCCGTTGCCCGGATCGCCTCCATCGTCCACCAGGTGGACGACGACCTCATATTCCTCAACGAAGCCCGTAATATCCTCCGGAAACTCCCGCACGTGAGTGAGGACGAGTTCACCGTGGTGGTGGCAGGATACCCCAACGTCGGGAAATCATCGTTTATCAGACTCGTCTCCACGGCAGAACCCGAGATCGCCGCCTACCCCTTCACCACGAAGGGGGTCATCGTCGGCCACCGCGATCTCGGAAAGGGCGAGCGGGTCCAGTTCATCGATACCCCCGGCGTCCTCGAACGCCCTGCCGACGAGAGGAATCCCATCGAGCGGCAGGCGGTAAGCGCCATCATCAACACAGCCGACGTCGTGCTCTTCATCCTCGACGCGAGCGAGCACTGCGGCTACGCGCTCGACGACCAGGTCAGGCTCCAGGAAGAGATACAGGGGCTCGTCGACGTCCCGGTGGTGACGGTCGCAAACAAGGCGGATATCAGGAGGATCGAGGGATACCCGGCGATCTCCACGCTCACCGGTGAGGGGGTGGAGGGAGTGCTCGACCTGCTGCTCAGATACAGAAAGGACACCAGGCAAGCGAGCCTGCAAGAACCGCCCCGATCAGAAATCCAAGAATAG
- a CDS encoding presenilin family intramembrane aspartyl protease PSH has product MQIRNWLPFLGMPLMLLAVQVIAIILVMPMQAAGLVAFEDPESVANPLIFIGMLLVFTLILLLLIRVGGRRFIALFIGFAIFMTFLYIFGALSTLALGVTGAAAIGTVIAAGAATALLYLYPEWYVIDILGVLISAGIASIFGISLAILPVLVLLVLLAAYDAISVYRTKHMITLAEGVIETKAPIMVVVPKRMDYSFRKEGLNIGEGEERGAFLMGMGDLIMPSILVASSHVFVDAPAVFWVLSAPTLGAMAGSIAGLAVLLYFVNKGKPQAGLPPLNGGAILGFLIGAVLAGSLAWCPFCI; this is encoded by the coding sequence ATGCAGATACGCAACTGGCTGCCGTTTCTTGGGATGCCCCTCATGCTTCTCGCCGTCCAGGTCATCGCTATCATCCTCGTCATGCCCATGCAGGCGGCGGGGCTTGTGGCGTTCGAAGACCCTGAGTCGGTTGCAAATCCCTTGATCTTCATAGGGATGCTGCTCGTCTTCACGCTGATACTGCTCCTCCTGATCAGGGTGGGAGGACGGCGCTTCATCGCCCTCTTCATCGGCTTTGCCATATTCATGACGTTCCTCTACATCTTCGGCGCGCTTTCCACCCTCGCGCTCGGCGTGACCGGTGCCGCCGCCATCGGGACGGTCATCGCCGCCGGGGCGGCGACCGCGCTCCTCTACCTCTACCCTGAGTGGTACGTCATCGATATCCTCGGCGTGCTGATATCGGCCGGCATCGCGTCCATCTTCGGGATATCCCTTGCTATCCTGCCGGTTCTCGTGCTGCTCGTGCTGCTCGCCGCCTATGACGCCATATCGGTTTATCGGACAAAACATATGATCACGCTCGCCGAAGGCGTCATCGAGACGAAGGCGCCGATCATGGTCGTGGTCCCGAAGAGGATGGACTACTCGTTCCGCAAAGAAGGGCTCAACATCGGGGAAGGGGAGGAGCGCGGCGCGTTTCTCATGGGCATGGGCGACCTGATCATGCCCTCCATCCTCGTGGCATCGTCACATGTCTTCGTGGACGCGCCCGCCGTCTTCTGGGTCCTCTCCGCGCCGACGCTCGGCGCGATGGCGGGCTCGATAGCAGGGCTTGCCGTGCTCCTCTACTTCGTCAACAAGGGTAAGCCCCAGGCGGGTCTCCCGCCCCTGAACGGCGGTGCTATTCTTGGATTTCTGATCGGGGCGGTTCTTGCAGGCTCGCTTGCCTGGTGTCCTTTCTGTATCTGA
- the fen gene encoding flap endonuclease-1 yields the protein MGVAIRDILADCKETLTWGDLPGIAAVDAHNALYQFLSIIRQPDGTPLMNGAGRVTSHLSGILFRTVNFLEKGIKPVFVFDGKPPEFKQETIEQRREVRNRANEAWKAALKEGDMEEAYKQASASTRIDRHIIESSHELLDLLGIPVVQAPSEGEAQAAHMVRSGGVTYAVSQDYDSLLFGSPVLVRNLTVSGRRKARGRTITVNPERFVLSSVLDRLGVTREQLIEIGILVGTDFNPGIRGVGGKTALKVVRSGEFESLIAEKQPDFDPGPIREFFQNPPITDDYALEWRTPDVERVVEMLCGRYDFSEDRVRNALTKVSVKATQKTLDAWF from the coding sequence ATGGGCGTTGCTATCCGCGATATTCTGGCAGATTGTAAAGAGACATTGACATGGGGCGACCTTCCCGGCATCGCCGCGGTGGACGCCCATAACGCGCTCTACCAGTTTCTCTCGATCATCAGGCAGCCTGACGGCACCCCGCTGATGAACGGCGCGGGCCGGGTCACCTCGCACCTCTCCGGCATCCTCTTCCGGACGGTCAACTTCCTGGAGAAAGGCATCAAGCCGGTCTTCGTCTTTGACGGGAAACCGCCGGAGTTCAAACAGGAGACGATCGAGCAGCGGCGGGAGGTCCGCAACCGGGCGAACGAGGCCTGGAAGGCGGCACTGAAAGAGGGCGATATGGAGGAGGCGTATAAGCAGGCGAGCGCGTCCACCCGGATTGACCGGCATATCATCGAGTCGTCCCACGAACTCCTCGACCTGCTCGGCATCCCGGTGGTGCAGGCGCCGAGCGAAGGCGAAGCACAGGCGGCTCATATGGTACGGAGCGGGGGCGTCACCTATGCGGTCTCGCAAGACTACGACTCGCTCCTCTTCGGCTCCCCGGTGCTCGTGCGCAACCTCACGGTCAGCGGCCGGAGGAAGGCGCGGGGCCGGACGATCACGGTAAACCCTGAGCGATTCGTCCTCTCTTCTGTCCTCGACCGCCTCGGTGTCACACGAGAGCAGCTCATCGAGATCGGTATCCTGGTGGGGACCGACTTCAACCCCGGGATCCGGGGTGTCGGCGGCAAGACGGCCTTAAAGGTCGTCCGTAGCGGCGAGTTTGAGTCCTTGATCGCCGAGAAGCAGCCTGACTTCGATCCCGGGCCGATCCGGGAGTTCTTCCAGAACCCGCCGATCACCGACGATTACGCCCTCGAGTGGAGGACGCCGGACGTCGAAAGGGTCGTGGAGATGCTCTGCGGGCGCTACGACTTCTCAGAAGACCGGGTCAGAAACGCTCTTACCAAGGTCTCGGTGAAGGCGACGCAGAAGACGCTTGACGCCTGGTTCTGA
- a CDS encoding DUF2193 domain-containing protein, with the protein MREIYEKMINEAMAAQRADVETVKAKRGQKFVIEDTKPYVDVARKMTAIGNQSQAVIDLHKNSVISHYEILKGLTKTVRPEDDPFVEHYQTPVVLEILKGQDEAFAKSVDTFVQAIADAEALIGLEGVRHYGGFYGPTCVVDFALMPGSTSNVVNRVLTKTDIPVEHKRAILAAKSWGMNTSYGFGDAFAHALEAGATPAEATAKEIEIMQKLYREPVEAQVGLMDDAGMTSFDARKYMSEYRRRMEATVKAAIDDGVHYGNILTVPAYSVGDVSHHIAQSTFNMCKDDVIMAVIEAVTDVMESTLRKSLDSYKSYWDVLSLATGASAAATEYILELDGFNAPMIVDLLTKRFHNYVQVYPDRGAAAELHNCDFMDTIYRGWKILDKAERGRNGSGEELVPMVGKYPIDLAPIHKNEVLMNPQWYAYAACAISVRFSALMRLADYPCLLTSEPVTATMMTNIIALEKETAAAPVRACKNCAAACLVDLRHQYCQWKEAV; encoded by the coding sequence ATGAGAGAAATTTACGAGAAGATGATAAACGAGGCCATGGCCGCCCAGCGAGCGGACGTGGAGACAGTAAAGGCGAAACGCGGCCAGAAATTCGTCATTGAGGACACAAAACCCTACGTCGACGTGGCCCGGAAGATGACGGCGATCGGCAACCAGAGCCAGGCGGTCATCGACCTCCACAAAAACTCGGTGATATCGCACTACGAGATCTTAAAGGGCCTTACAAAGACCGTCCGCCCCGAAGACGACCCCTTCGTTGAGCACTACCAGACGCCGGTCGTGCTTGAGATCCTGAAAGGTCAGGACGAGGCGTTCGCAAAAAGTGTCGATACCTTCGTTCAGGCAATCGCTGATGCAGAAGCACTGATCGGCCTTGAAGGGGTGCGGCATTACGGCGGGTTCTACGGCCCCACCTGCGTCGTCGACTTTGCGCTGATGCCAGGGAGCACGAGCAACGTGGTGAACCGCGTGCTGACGAAGACCGATATCCCGGTCGAGCACAAGCGGGCTATCCTCGCCGCCAAATCGTGGGGTATGAACACCTCCTACGGTTTCGGCGACGCCTTCGCCCACGCCCTCGAGGCAGGGGCCACCCCCGCTGAGGCGACGGCCAAAGAGATCGAGATCATGCAGAAGCTCTACCGCGAACCGGTCGAAGCCCAGGTGGGACTGATGGATGATGCCGGCATGACGTCATTTGATGCCCGGAAGTACATGAGCGAGTACCGGCGGCGGATGGAGGCGACCGTCAAGGCGGCCATCGATGACGGCGTCCACTACGGCAACATCCTGACCGTTCCCGCCTACAGCGTCGGCGACGTCTCGCACCACATAGCCCAGTCGACCTTCAATATGTGCAAGGACGACGTCATCATGGCGGTGATCGAGGCGGTCACCGACGTGATGGAGTCCACGCTCCGGAAGTCGCTTGACTCGTACAAGAGTTACTGGGACGTCCTCTCGCTTGCGACGGGCGCCTCGGCGGCCGCGACCGAGTACATCCTCGAACTCGACGGGTTCAACGCTCCCATGATCGTCGACCTGCTCACGAAGAGGTTCCACAACTACGTTCAGGTCTACCCGGACCGGGGAGCGGCGGCAGAACTCCACAACTGCGACTTCATGGACACGATCTACCGCGGATGGAAGATCCTCGATAAGGCAGAGCGGGGCCGGAACGGGTCCGGTGAGGAACTGGTCCCCATGGTCGGCAAGTACCCAATCGATCTTGCGCCCATCCACAAAAACGAGGTGCTGATGAACCCGCAGTGGTACGCCTACGCGGCCTGTGCAATATCGGTCCGGTTCTCCGCACTGATGCGGCTTGCTGACTATCCGTGCCTCCTGACGAGCGAGCCCGTGACCGCGACGATGATGACGAACATCATCGCCCTCGAGAAGGAGACGGCAGCTGCTCCGGTGCGGGCCTGCAAGAACTGCGCAGCGGCCTGTCTGGTTGATCTGCGGCACCAGTACTGCCAGTGGAAAGAGGCGGTCTGA
- a CDS encoding DUF2180 family protein, whose translation MKCYYCALEGGESEAVAICIVCGMGLCMEHAVRKDVDVWEGGYPLPSRRVKAPLPRILCPECYAALYGK comes from the coding sequence ATGAAGTGCTACTATTGCGCCCTTGAGGGGGGAGAGAGCGAGGCAGTGGCAATCTGCATCGTCTGTGGGATGGGGCTCTGCATGGAGCACGCTGTCCGGAAGGATGTCGATGTCTGGGAAGGCGGCTACCCGCTCCCCAGCAGGCGCGTGAAGGCTCCGCTGCCGCGGATCCTCTGTCCCGAGTGCTATGCTGCCCTGTATGGGAAGTGA
- a CDS encoding MIP/aquaporin family protein — protein sequence MTVSLGKRSIAEAVGTFILVFFGAGAAAVTLMLASGTATQTPFNIGIGALGGLGDWLAIGLAFGIAIAGSIYALGRVSGCHINPAVTIGLFATGRFPGRDTGAYIVAQLIGAAAASLLFAWAVGPDAVAIGGLGATAPFAGIGYLQAIVIEAVGTFLLMLVIMGAAVDERATPGFAGLAVGLTVAGIITTTGNLTGASLNPARTFGPYLGDWLLGGQNLWGLFPIYIIGPIIGAVLAAFLYDYLSGD from the coding sequence ATGACTGTATCTCTTGGAAAGCGGTCCATCGCCGAGGCCGTCGGCACATTCATCCTGGTCTTCTTCGGGGCCGGGGCCGCGGCCGTCACACTGATGCTGGCTTCGGGAACCGCCACGCAAACGCCCTTCAACATAGGGATCGGGGCGCTCGGGGGTCTCGGTGACTGGCTCGCTATAGGGCTCGCCTTCGGCATCGCGATTGCCGGGTCCATCTACGCCCTCGGGAGGGTATCAGGCTGCCACATCAACCCGGCGGTGACGATCGGTCTCTTTGCGACCGGGCGGTTCCCGGGCCGGGATACAGGAGCGTACATCGTCGCCCAGCTGATCGGTGCGGCGGCGGCAAGCCTGCTCTTCGCCTGGGCTGTCGGCCCGGACGCCGTCGCGATCGGGGGCCTCGGGGCAACGGCGCCCTTCGCAGGCATCGGTTACCTGCAGGCGATCGTCATCGAGGCTGTCGGGACGTTCCTCCTCATGCTCGTCATCATGGGCGCTGCCGTGGATGAACGTGCTACGCCGGGATTTGCCGGCCTCGCGGTCGGTCTTACGGTCGCCGGCATCATCACGACGACCGGGAACCTGACCGGCGCATCACTGAACCCCGCCCGTACGTTCGGGCCGTACCTCGGTGACTGGCTCCTTGGCGGGCAGAACCTCTGGGGGCTCTTCCCCATCTACATCATCGGCCCGATCATCGGTGCGGTGCTCGCAGCATTCCTCTACGACTACCTCTCCGGCGACTAG
- a CDS encoding site-2 protease family protein — protein sequence MSWLQILLLLILAYTLIAVYIRDRGLFADRIMFFGPIMAIKTERVGFFDWFQKFRRLLRAYATLGVVMVVVVSAFMTLALLLAIPQLLVHTPEPTGIYDPRNILAIPGVNQAIPITAAVFIGLLLTIVVHEFGHAILARVEDMRVRSMGLLIAVIPIGAFVEPDEEDVEAAKGMPKIRMFGAGITNNIVVGLVCFGLMFLLMGMATPLSVPLVQGVYKDFPAADAGLQGYSVITGINGVPVTSQEEVSAFMDGTRPGETVTLTAEKDGVERTYTLTLAEWPEALASDRDSGFMGVYYYNAPLVKEHLGNIADLGLLAPLYLTIAPIDAFIQGNTQQLAILLADTPEQVAWKEPFPFFWGTVHLAFWLGWFNLLVGMFNAIPIVPLDGGYIMKEGVERFFERLGWSRYAHRVVASISGFVTMMLILLITMPMMVAAVRFIMTVS from the coding sequence ATGAGCTGGCTCCAGATACTCCTTCTTCTCATTCTGGCGTACACCCTGATCGCCGTCTACATCCGTGACCGCGGGCTGTTTGCCGATCGCATCATGTTCTTCGGCCCCATCATGGCGATCAAGACCGAGAGGGTCGGCTTCTTCGACTGGTTCCAGAAGTTCCGGCGTCTGCTCCGGGCTTACGCGACGCTCGGCGTCGTCATGGTCGTGGTGGTCTCGGCCTTCATGACGCTCGCCCTGCTCCTCGCGATCCCCCAACTCCTGGTGCATACCCCTGAGCCGACCGGTATCTATGATCCGAGGAACATCCTCGCCATACCCGGGGTCAACCAGGCGATACCGATCACCGCGGCCGTCTTTATCGGTCTTCTGCTCACGATCGTCGTCCACGAGTTCGGCCACGCGATCCTTGCCCGGGTCGAGGATATGCGGGTGCGGAGCATGGGGCTCCTGATCGCCGTCATCCCCATCGGCGCATTCGTCGAGCCCGATGAAGAGGATGTCGAGGCGGCGAAGGGGATGCCCAAGATTCGGATGTTCGGCGCAGGTATCACCAACAACATCGTCGTCGGCCTCGTCTGCTTCGGGCTGATGTTCCTTCTTATGGGGATGGCGACGCCCCTCTCGGTCCCGCTTGTCCAGGGTGTCTACAAGGACTTCCCGGCGGCCGATGCGGGACTCCAGGGCTACTCGGTCATAACGGGAATAAACGGCGTCCCGGTGACGAGCCAGGAGGAGGTATCGGCGTTCATGGACGGGACGCGGCCGGGAGAGACGGTCACCCTGACGGCCGAGAAGGACGGGGTCGAGAGGACGTATACCCTCACCCTCGCCGAATGGCCGGAGGCCCTCGCGAGCGACCGGGACTCCGGGTTCATGGGGGTCTACTACTACAACGCGCCCCTGGTCAAGGAGCACCTCGGGAACATCGCAGACCTCGGCCTCCTCGCGCCGCTCTACCTGACGATAGCACCGATCGACGCCTTCATCCAGGGTAACACCCAGCAGCTCGCCATCCTGCTCGCCGATACCCCCGAGCAGGTGGCCTGGAAGGAGCCGTTCCCCTTCTTCTGGGGCACGGTCCACCTCGCCTTCTGGCTTGGGTGGTTCAACCTGCTGGTCGGTATGTTCAACGCCATCCCGATCGTGCCGCTCGATGGCGGCTACATCATGAAAGAAGGGGTGGAGCGGTTCTTCGAGCGGCTGGGGTGGTCCCGGTACGCGCACCGGGTCGTCGCCTCGATCAGCGGGTTCGTCACGATGATGCTGATTCTCCTCATCACGATGCCGATGATGGTCGCGGCGGTACGGTTCATCATGACCGTATCGTGA
- the rnhB gene encoding ribonuclease HII — MICGVDEAGKGSVLGPMVVAAVGCREAGDLAPLPIRDSKALRPKQREAIYEILLRDFAISIVTIDAAGIDEARSRMSMNECVAELHAEALMGLRPESAYVDACDVNAERYGRTVTDYLDFPCDIISEHRADARYKIVGAASVVAKVTRDRAIKDLDEQYGNIGSGYPSDPVTIEFLRGYVRDYGNPPPCARRSWKTVTNLCQTTIADFL; from the coding sequence GTGATCTGCGGGGTAGATGAGGCGGGGAAGGGGTCGGTCCTGGGCCCGATGGTGGTCGCCGCTGTCGGCTGCCGGGAGGCCGGAGACCTCGCGCCCCTCCCCATCAGGGACTCAAAGGCCCTCCGGCCGAAGCAGCGGGAAGCGATCTACGAGATCCTTCTCCGTGACTTCGCGATATCGATCGTCACCATCGACGCCGCCGGGATCGATGAGGCGCGGAGCAGGATGAGCATGAACGAGTGCGTGGCCGAGCTCCACGCCGAGGCGCTCATGGGACTCCGGCCTGAGTCGGCCTACGTGGACGCCTGCGACGTGAACGCGGAACGCTACGGCCGGACGGTCACAGACTACCTCGACTTCCCCTGCGACATCATCTCCGAGCACCGGGCTGACGCCCGCTACAAGATCGTCGGCGCGGCAAGCGTCGTCGCGAAGGTCACCCGGGACCGGGCGATCAAGGACCTCGATGAGCAGTACGGGAATATCGGGAGCGGTTATCCCTCCGACCCGGTGACGATCGAGTTCCTCAGGGGTTATGTCAGGGACTACGGGAACCCGCCGCCCTGCGCCCGCCGGAGCTGGAAGACGGTGACGAATCTTTGCCAGACAACGATTGCGGATTTCCTGTAG
- a CDS encoding potassium channel family protein: MYTIIVGLGGIGRNLTAIAVNAGDSVVVIDQNEERASDILEHYDVLAITGNATDKSVLEDAGIDRADALVATTSDDAVNLMTCWLAKRYNVRNVVSIVNQKEHSDLFNEVGVKISENPDELVATRLYYWARSPNLQQVASIPGGTIFEIVAEAGAPIVDREIRELDVRDFVFIAIRRAGGDLIIPSGTVRIRPGDVITVFTKKEAEGETLKTLNKQLKRSA; encoded by the coding sequence ATGTACACCATCATCGTCGGCCTGGGCGGAATCGGCCGGAACCTGACCGCGATCGCCGTCAACGCCGGCGATTCAGTGGTCGTGATCGACCAGAACGAGGAGCGCGCAAGTGACATCCTGGAGCACTACGACGTCCTCGCCATCACCGGGAACGCGACCGACAAGTCGGTGCTGGAAGACGCCGGGATCGACCGGGCCGACGCCCTGGTCGCCACCACGAGCGACGACGCGGTGAACCTGATGACCTGCTGGCTCGCGAAACGCTACAACGTGAGAAACGTCGTCTCGATCGTCAACCAAAAAGAGCACTCCGACCTCTTCAACGAGGTTGGGGTGAAGATCAGCGAGAACCCGGACGAACTGGTGGCGACCCGGCTCTACTACTGGGCAAGGAGCCCGAACCTCCAGCAGGTCGCCTCGATCCCGGGGGGCACCATCTTCGAGATCGTCGCCGAGGCAGGTGCGCCGATCGTCGACCGCGAGATCCGGGAACTCGATGTCCGGGACTTTGTCTTCATCGCTATACGGCGTGCCGGAGGAGACCTGATCATACCGAGCGGCACGGTCCGTATCAGGCCGGGGGACGTCATTACGGTCTTCACGAAAAAAGAGGCTGAGGGAGAGACGTTAAAGACCCTCAACAAGCAGTTGAAGCGGTCAGCCTAA
- a CDS encoding NAD(P)/FAD-dependent oxidoreductase, with product MKSKYDMLIVGGGPAGALAARTAAEAGNTVCLIEKRPAIGTPIRCAEGIGKDILKEFIKPDPRWISADIERARIIAPNGTAVRLEQDKAGNEVGYVLDRKVFDRELVWQAAEAGADVFVKTRATAPIMENGAVRGAKVISAGTPVDIRADVVLAADGTEAQFARWAGLDTTVPLREMMSCAQYLLTDIDIDAASTDFYLGNDVAPEGYLWVFPKGERTANVGIGISGRKSRDGSRAKDYLDRFIAKNFPGGKTIEAIAGGVPVCRPLPCTVADGLMVIGDAARVVDPLTGGGIGNAMFTGRLAARVASECISAGDCSKAALMPYDAEWRASRMGKFLERNYKVKEFFITLDDKKLNALADSIASVGLEEFSVSALIRELIKRNPKMLFELKALKDALG from the coding sequence ATGAAGAGTAAGTATGATATGCTCATCGTCGGTGGCGGGCCCGCCGGCGCTCTTGCAGCCAGGACGGCGGCCGAAGCAGGAAACACGGTCTGCCTCATCGAGAAGCGTCCCGCCATCGGAACGCCCATCCGGTGTGCGGAAGGAATCGGCAAAGATATCCTGAAAGAGTTCATCAAGCCCGACCCGCGCTGGATATCGGCTGATATCGAGCGAGCCCGGATCATCGCGCCGAACGGCACTGCTGTCCGCCTCGAGCAGGATAAGGCCGGGAACGAGGTCGGCTATGTCCTTGACCGGAAGGTCTTCGACCGGGAGCTCGTCTGGCAGGCGGCCGAGGCCGGGGCGGATGTCTTCGTCAAGACCCGGGCGACCGCGCCGATCATGGAGAACGGGGCTGTCCGGGGCGCGAAGGTGATATCTGCTGGGACGCCGGTTGATATCAGGGCAGACGTGGTCCTCGCCGCCGACGGCACGGAGGCGCAGTTCGCCCGCTGGGCAGGGCTTGACACCACCGTCCCCCTCCGGGAGATGATGAGCTGCGCCCAGTACCTCCTCACCGACATCGACATCGACGCGGCCTCGACAGACTTCTACCTCGGTAACGACGTCGCGCCTGAGGGTTATCTCTGGGTCTTCCCGAAGGGCGAGCGGACGGCAAACGTCGGTATCGGCATCTCGGGCAGGAAGAGCCGGGACGGCTCACGGGCAAAGGATTACCTGGACCGGTTCATCGCGAAGAACTTCCCGGGAGGTAAGACGATCGAGGCGATCGCAGGTGGCGTCCCGGTCTGCAGGCCGCTCCCGTGCACGGTCGCCGACGGTCTTATGGTCATCGGGGACGCGGCCCGGGTCGTCGACCCCCTCACCGGCGGCGGGATAGGGAACGCCATGTTCACCGGGAGGCTCGCCGCCCGGGTAGCCTCCGAGTGCATATCTGCGGGCGACTGCTCGAAAGCGGCGCTGATGCCCTATGACGCGGAGTGGCGCGCGTCCCGCATGGGCAAGTTCCTCGAGCGGAACTACAAGGTCAAGGAGTTCTTCATAACCCTCGACGATAAGAAACTCAATGCCCTCGCTGACTCGATCGCGAGTGTCGGCCTTGAGGAGTTCTCGGTCTCGGCGCTCATCAGGGAACTGATCAAGCGCAACCCAAAGATGCTCTTTGAACTCAAAGCGCTCAAAGACGCGTTAGGCTGA
- a CDS encoding 4Fe-4S binding protein: MLRINRDKCGYCGTCVAVCPEDALELIDAYLSLERECIACGICARACPLGALEVVHEE, encoded by the coding sequence ATGCTCAGGATAAACCGAGATAAGTGTGGATACTGCGGCACCTGCGTCGCAGTCTGCCCCGAGGATGCGCTCGAGCTGATTGATGCCTATCTCAGTCTGGAGCGGGAGTGCATCGCCTGCGGCATCTGCGCACGGGCGTGCCCGCTTGGTGCACTGGAGGTCGTGCATGAAGAGTAA